AGAACAGGCGCTTACATCTCCTCCCTCTGTCACAGGCTCTGGCGTGGATGACCCCGTTGGGGAGGTGTCCATCCATGTGGAGCTCTTGACCCACCCCAGCAGTGGCGAGCACAAAGTCACTGTCAAAGGTGAGTTCTGCTGGCCGGGGTGCCGGGCTCTGGCAGGTGACAGTGCTCCGTGAGCCTCACCTGTCCCCTCCTCGCAGTGGTGGCTGCAAATGACCTCAAGTGGCAGACGTCGGGCATCTTCCGGCCCTTCATCGAGGTCAACATCATCGGGCCCCACCTCAGTGACAAGAAGAGGAAATTCGCCACCAAATCCAAGAACAACAGCTGGGCCCCCAAGTACAACGAGAGCTTCCAGTTGTGAGTGGCACCGCgggctggggacatggggacaggctgggggacGTGTCCCCCGCATGTGGGCACCTCCTGGGGTCTCCCAGTGAGTTTGCTAATCCCCAATGGGATGTTTTAGGTATTTTCTCATTGGTAAAagcagggagggggggaaggagtaaaaaggaaaaggcttttttagGGGTATGAGTGGGGACAGCAGCCATGTAGGGGCTGTTAGAGGGCTGGGATAGGGGTGGAGTGTGACCCCAACACTGCCCATCCCTTGTCCCCCCTCAGCACGCTGGGGACGGAGACGGGCCCCGAGTGCTACGAGCTGCAGGTGTGTGTGAAGGATTACTGCTTCGCCCGGGAGGACCGCACCGTGGGCATCGCCGTGCTGCAGCTGCGGGACATCCTGCAGCGCCCCGGCTGCGCCTGCTGGCTCCCCCTGGGCCGCCGCATCCACATGGACGACACCGGGCTCACCGTGCTGCGCATCCTGTCCCAGCGCAACAACGACGAGGTGGCCAAGGAGTTCGTCAAGCTCAAGTCGGACACGCGCTCGGCCGAGGAGGGCAGCAGTTAAACTCCTCGGGCCCCCCAGCCCTCGCCCCCTGCTCCCGGCCCCCTGACAGAATCCTCCAGCCGTGTATAAGCCATAGGAGTGGCCACAGAGGAGTCGCCGTCGCGGCCCTGGGGAGGGcgtgctgtggctgcagtgacagaccctcccctccctccctggctggGTGACCGTGGCTGGGTGGGTGACCGCGGTGCCGGGCACAGCCAGGCCCCCGTCCTGCCTCGCAGgaaggtgctggggctggggggctgcaggaaaGGGCTGGACCCGAGCCTGGGTGAGGGGCGCGATTCgcccttccccagcctgtcTGAGATGGAGGAACCCCAGTGGCCCATCCCTGAACCTCCACTGTCCCACCCAGCCCCAAACCTCACCGAGTGACGCAAGGAAAGGGTTGGGGAGGGTGTGTGTGTCTCGTGCCATGTGCGGGTGTTGGTGAGTGGCTGGCACAGCTCGATGGCCCCTTGTCGCCATCCCTGGTGTGCCCTGAGGGCAGGGCggctcccagccctgagcacctGTACATATGTAAATACCTGTACATACAGGGCAGCTGGACAGGCTGTGTCCTGCACCCGGAAGGGCTATTGGGGCTGTTGGGTTGGCGGGTGCAGCCCCCACGTGCCCTGCACAGGGTCCCCCctccctggctggcagcagcatcaccagggtcgggagcagcagggagcagcccccgGCCCATATCCTGTCTTCCCTGCCTTGCTGCCACCGTGGGCTGCCCCACTGCCCCCCACaaggtgccagggctggggggaggcaAGGGCTGGGGGCACCAGGGCAGAGGGACTCATTCCTCTTTGCTCTGGCCGGTGGGGACCAGCATCCCTGAGCAGTGCAGCCCACGGGATCTCCTTGGCCCAAGCAAAACCCTTCCCACCCCGCCCCAGAGACCCCCTCCCTCCAGTCCCCCAGTAAGCACCAGTTCTGTGCCCCCAGTTCCCCAGTGAGCACCATTTCTGTGTGGTAAGTGGTGTGCATGTCTCGTGCGAGTGCCTGGGAGGCCTGGGTGTGTGGTGGTGGGGTGGCCACCCCAGCCGGCCAGTTTGCCCCGAGTCCTGGGGCAGGCAGCGGCCTCATGACCCCACAAGTCAATACAGCTCTCTCAGCCCCCTCCCGTCCCAAAACAGGGTACCCCAACCGGCCCCCACGCTCCTTTTTCTAGAGGGTTTGCCTGGGACCAAAGGGTTTCACTTTCCTCTCTTGTTTCTGTTCAATGTTTACACCCTTTTTCTACCGGCTGCTCCTGCACGGCCAGGCTGGGGCTCGGCCCCGCACCCCGACCGTGGTGCCCCTGGccctgtgccccctccccagACTGTCCTGTTTGGCATGTGATTGAACTGACCAATTCTGCTCCTGTAGCACAGTGTCACCGATGCCTGTGTGTCTGTcccgccggcggcggcggctcccaTGGATGCATGACAGTGAGATGTTTTGCactattttgaattttttgggctctgtaaaaatattttattataactGACATTAAAAAGCACACCCTTCACTGTGGCTCCTGTggggagttgggaggggacaggcaCCTGGgggcccccccagccccactcccatCCCAGTGCAGCACTTCCACCTTTAAAGTGAAAACCAGGCATATCCAACCCCAAGGATAACCAGCTCCAAGATTAACCAGCTCCAAGGACCAATAGCCCAGGGAtggtccctgctgctgctccatgaGGGTGCCTTTGCACCAAGGATAGGTGTTAAATGGCATCACAGaacacagaatcctggaatatcctgagctggaagggatcctcAGGGGTCATcggtgcagcccctggccctgcacagacaccccaacaaccccagcctgggcatccctgagagcgctgtccaaacgctcctgcagctctggcagcctcggggccgggcccattccctggggagcctgggcagtgcccagcagcctcagggggaagaacctttccctgagctccatgcccagccctgacccagctccagccgttccctgggctcctgtccctgtcccagagcagagctcagcccctgcccctccgcctcccctcgggaggagctgcagagctgggacagaCCTGTCCTGGGAGGTGATCagggacagccagcacagcctcactGAGGGCAAACCCATCCCTTGCTGCTCTCGTGGCCTTCCATGCTGGGGTGACTCTTTCAGCAGAGAAGGGATGAGCTGTGGCTGGCACCTCCCTGGACTTCTGTGAGGCTTTTGGCACAGTCCCTCGAAACACTTTCTCACTAAATTGGATTGATGTAATTTGATGAATGCAGGGCCCTGATGACCtacagagagagctggggctgttcctggGGTCTGGCACAGTCCTGCTTCACCCTTGAGAATTGTGGGGCTGCCACCAGGCTTTGCTAGAATTGTGGAATGACTTAGGctgaaagggacctttaaagcCCAAGTCCAACCCCATCCTGGCTCTTGGGCTCATCCCTTTCCAGTGATCCATGGTGGATACAACATTTCTTGAGGGTTCCTGGATTAATTAATTAGCTTTAATCATCATAATTTCACATGGGGCTCCTGTGCCTATGTGAAAAGAGAGCAGAGGTTCCCTGGGAGGCCACGGTAGCACAGgctgtgcccttgcagcccCGGAGgtgcctggggagcagagctgcacctgcagcccctggaggagccTGCCCAGAGAGGGGGATCTGCCCTACGGTGGCTCTGACCCCGtggagaggctgtgctggggcagaaGCTCAGGGATCCAGCCAGGGTGGGTTCATGGAGGGCTGGCACCCATGGGAGGAACCCCACACTACagcaggggaagagaaggaggaggaaggagcagcagggacaaggggtgatgaactgaccacaagCCCCATTGCCCATCCCCCTACACAGCtctgggggaggaggtagagaattTGGGAGGGAAGTTGAGcctgaggagaaaggagaggtggAAGGAAGTTATTTTAAGGTTTATTTCTATTTGCCATTATCTTCATAGGATTCAATTAACAACAATTTAAACAAGTTCCCCCCAGCTGAGGCTGGGAGGGTAAATGCTGAGTGATCTTCCTGACTGGACCTTGATCCAGGAGCCTTTTGGAGGGCAGAATCCTGACCCTGGGGGCCTTTTGGCAGCTATATAAATATCATGGGGAGTTTGAAACCAAGTGCTGCCCTTCACTCCCATCCCCGAGGGCTCCCTGCAAGCCGTAAAAGGCACTAATTTTTGGGATCTGTACCTCAATACAACCAAAAGGCTCTGAAACGCAGGGATGGACACACCGGCTCTCAGTACGAGGCTTCAGGGAGCttcaggatgagaggaaacggCCTGAAGTTGCACCAGGACAGATTTatattggatattagggaaatttcttcactgaaagcagGGTCAGGCCTTGGTGCCCAGGGCCAGAGTGGAATCaacatccctggaagcattcaaacACTGCAAAGATGGGGCACTGGAGGATGTGGCTGAGTGGTGAACATGGGTTGAGAGCTGGACTTGAGTCTTTTCCAaccatgattctatgaactaATTAGGACCTGAGGTACataaaaatcagttattttagAATATGGCCTGCTGAAGTCATGGCAAGTTAGTATTTGTATTACAATATATTTCAGAgtaaagacaaaaaggggatttttaaaatgtaataatttatgCACCAGCTGCCCACTGTGAGCAGGACAATAATGAGAGAGTTGCCCTCAAACCCTGTTCAGGAAGTCCAAGTGAAGCTCTGAGCAAGCCTGGTGGCCACTTGGTCTGTGAGCTCTGGGATGTGATGCTGGGCACtggaaaacccaaacccacctCGAGTGGGAAAACGGACTGGGTGTAACCAGACTCCTttaagcctggagaaggctctaGGGAGACGTCAGAGCTCCTTTCAGTGCTTTGAGGGGCCccgggagagctggagagggaatttGGACAAGGGTGAATGGCTTccactgccagagagcaggaCTGGGTATTACTGGTCCATCTTCCCACCCACCAGATCTCACCTCAGTCACAGAATGGAAAACAGTTGGATTCTTGAACTTAAATTCAAGTCCCTCTGAGCCCTGATGTTCATGCCACTTCATCCTACCACCTTCATGCACCTCCCAGTCCTCATGTTCCCAAAGCCATTGTAACTCAAGACCAGGACACAGCACTTTCATGGGATTGGTTCATCTACTCCTGAAATGGATCCTGTTTATGGAGAAAGGGGAGGCTTGTGTTCAGGAGATACTGCAATTCCTCAGAGGAATTCCTTGAGACAGGAGGCTGAGGGGCAGTGTTTAACTGGAACTGCACGGGTGGTTCAGGGAGCAGTGTACAATTACTGACTCCTTCTCAAGAGGAGCCCAAACCTCTCTAGAaaggctcctgctcctccatgACTCCTAACCCGAACAGGCTGAGGAGTTAAAGTCTGTGTGACATCAGCTAAGCCAGGTCATTCAAATAAATGCTCCCTGTCTTCACAGGAAGCAGGTAAGTCTGTTCCAAGCCTGCTGCCCACCCCTTCTCTGGGGCCAAAAGAGCTCCCTCCCACCACCCTGCAAACAGCCTCAATGCCAGAGTTACCTGCAAAGACTTTTCTTAACTCCAAAGGATTAAAACGTGGCCAACTCCCCCAGTGCAGGACTGTCAGGggccctgcctgtgccacaaACAAGGCACACAAATTTCAATAAATAAACAACTTCACAGTCAAAAGGTGCTGAACCCCTGCCCTCACGGCCTTCCCAAACTTCAGAGGGTGCAGACACCTTGAAATggggcactggcagcagcccaggggcagccccaggctcAGCAGTGGCCAAGGAAGGCCAGGCTGAGGGTCTCAGGGATGTGGAGCTCATCCAGGTGCAGCGGGGAGGCAGTGAAGGGCAGGCGAGCAGGGAAGAGGTGGCTGGTGTccaccaggagctggactgtACTGGTCCTGCAGCCGCCTCTGTGGGGACAATGGTCACATCAGGACTGCCCCAGCGTGGGGGTGTCCATGCAGGGCAGCCCCCGGGCCCGCTCACCTCCACGCTGCTGCTGAAGCCCCACGGCCGGGGTGTACGCCCGGAGGAGCTTCACAACCTGCACGAGAGGGGGGGGACGTCaacagggcagggctgggcacatCCTGGCATTTCTGGGCACAGCCTGGTCCCAGGAGCCCCAGGGTAAGGTGGATGCCCAGCAGGCAAGAGCTCCAACCCTCCCAGTACCTGCTGGGGCGTCAGCACCGTGCAGAGGCTGCACAGAGCTCCGGCATCCTCCTCTGTCACCttcttcccctgcagcagctgggcagcctGGACCAGGggctccagctcctcacagagctcctgctctgctgcagcccctgcgcccacagccactgctccaCCTGGCTGGTGTTGTACCTGCCAGGGACACGGCTCAGGGCAGGGCATGGGCCACCTCCCGCCACCCCCAGGGACACGTGCCCCACTCGGGGACTGACCTGAGCTGGATGCCACAGCTCCACGAGCACGCGTCCTTCCTCAGGAGCAGGCAGTTGAGGGTGGTGCCACTGATGAGGAaggggagctggcacagggccTGGTGGCCCACTCTGGGGGCCAGCCCATGGCGGTCCAGAGTGGCGTGGAAAGagcccaggcactgcagcagctcgGACAGGGagtgggcaggggctgaggctgaggaggagcagTGATGGCCAGGGGTCAGGGGGAGGACAAGCCCTGGATGGGCTCGCTCTCCAGCATGGCAGCAACTAAAGGGTACAAAAAGCTCATCGCAGAGGCTCACAAACCCTGGGTGGTGCCTCaagcagccaggctctgctctggggctctGTGTCCCAGCTGGGGGTACAGCAGGGCTCCCACATCGCTCCCTAAGGAGTCACTGCAGCTCATCCCACGGCAAGGAAGGGGTCAGCCCCAAACCCActcctgtcccccagcccctcttACCCAGTTCTGCTTCTCGAGCTGCAGCACGTGGTACTGCAGcccctcctggccctgcagctcctggctcagggctgtctgctgctggctcagctgctTCAGGGAGCAGATGTCGAGGTGCAGCCCCTGGACCTCCTCTTcgttctgctgcttctcctccctcagctgGCTCACCAGCAGCCTGcacaccagcacagggaaactgaggcactaCAGCCCCACCCCAGCCCTTGGGAGGCTGCCGaggaggcagaactgcagaagcagcagctgctttccccccagaagctgcagaactggggttcatcccctgcccaggcaccctgaggcagcacagccccagcctttCCCCTCTGAGCACGGAGCACATGGGGCACAGCCCAGGAACGGGCTCCACCAGCGCTCAGGAGGTTCTTGTGGAGTCCAGGACATCCCAcctgctcacagagctgctctgagcacgGTGGGAtgccccagccccatccaggaaaacacagctgggtAGGGCGGATGGAAGGGGAGTCAGGGGTGCCCCACTCCCAGCTGGGTGCCTGCCTCTCACGAGGGAGGATGGGGCTGCTCCAAAGAGGatttgcagctgctcagcaccacAAGCCGGGCCACAGCTGGTTAAACACCAGGAAAAGCCCCACCAGCAGCATGGGGGAGCCAGCCTCAGCTGAGACCATCTCCCTGGGAGCACACTCACCTGTTGGCAACCTGCACTGCATCGTAGGCGTATCTCAGGTCATCGCCCACCAcctgccctgagctcctgcCCGGTCCCGGCATCTCCGCTGTGTTCTGTGCAGGGGAAAACGGGGTGAGACCAGTCCagacccagccctgccagcGTGGACACAGCCTGGACCCAGCCCTGCTCATGGCATCGGGGCAGCAGCTCACCCTGCACTTGAGGAGTTCCAAGCAtttcttctcctccagctgcaaTGAGCCCTTGAACCTCGGCAGCTCCTCCCAGGTCCGAGCCAGCTCCTCCTTGGGGAGGAGATACGACTTCTCCAAGGGGTCCTGGCTCCCCACACCACTCAGGGTCTCACTACCAGGCTgtggctcctccagcccctgtgCAGAGACAGGGCTTGAAAGAGCAGCCAGTGAATCCTGGGGACAGCCCTCCCGAGGGGACCAGCCCCCAGCCAGCTGCCTTGGGGCACATCTGTCCCCACAGCCAAGGGAAGGCACAGCCCACTTGTCACCCCCACCACactgtccccagtgtccccactgGCCTCAGCCTGCAGGTCAGAGCCGTCTCTCAAGGGAGCCGTGGACACAGAGGAGGACAAGAAGCTGCTCTCGGAGCCCTGGAAGCTCTCTGAGGAAGGGGATCGTCTCCAGGTGCTTTGCTAAGTGGGGAAGAGAAGGACGAGGTTGATCCTCTGCTGCCACATCCCCTGGAGGAGTGACAGCCTCGGGAGGGCACCTGGGCTGGGGACCCCCAGCAGATGAACTGGGGAATACACttctcccagagcagagcagccagcactgcccactCCGCATgaggagccagggaaggggTTGCCCGGAGGCTCCCATTTCCGGGCCGGGCCCTCACCCTGTGGAAGGGTCTCATAGTCCTGCTCCAGGTGGGCGTAGTCCTGCTCCAGGCTCCGGTAGcgctcctgctcctcctccagctcccacagcagcccctggctCTCCCGTGCCATTTGCTggtgcagctctgtggggacGGACACAGAGGGGAGTGGGGACAACCACGCCGTGACCCCTCGGAGAGGGGAtgtgcctctgcctgcaggacCTGCTCCTACCCCGGGCGATGAGGGGGTCAGAGCACCCCTTTTACCTTCCAGATCCTGACTGCTCCAACGTGTGCTGGATCAGGGCAtctctctcctcccccagctgcagctgcacagcctcCATCTCCACCAAGCGCTGCGGGAAGGCAGAAGGGAGGTACAGCCTGAGCCCTGCCCAGTGGACTCCCACTGCATGTTCCCAGGAGAGCCCTGTGGAgccccagaggagcaggagcatcccCCAACAGACCTCCCTAAGCTCCTCGACCTCCAGGCCCAGGCAGCTgtgcctctccagctgctccagctgctcgacctgggcactgccagctgtgtcctcctgcagccaccagaACTCATCCTGCAGGCGCTGCAGCTCCTCAGCGTGGGCAGCCCTGAGCCCTGAGAGCTgctccaccagctgctgcttctcctgggcCTGGGGCGAGGGACAGAGcatcaggcagggctgggaacaggggCAGGGTCAGGAacaggggcagggacacatccCCACGTGTCACAGCACTGAGAGCCCCGTGCACTCAGGCTGCCCCTCTGTAATGAGACCCCATTTCCCATCATCTCCTTGGAGCCCTGAGCCATAGAATCCTCCCCCTCCAGAGCTCAGGCCTTGGGAGAGCAGCTGTCCCTGACCTGCCACCCCCATGGGCTCTAAAGCCATGGCAAAGCTCACGTGTGGGTCCCTTCCCCGCCACCAGGCTGGTCCTCACAGCGGGATTACCCTGCCCTGTTTCCTCCAACTCCCAGACAGGATCACACCACCTCCCTCGTCCTCCAGAGACACCCCCAGAACTGGAGCAGCCACAGTCAGAGCAGAGAAACCCAGATGGTGAAAAGggatgctgccagcagcagagtggAACATGTCACACCAGGACTGTCCCCAGCACTTGACACTGCTGTGAGGCTGCACCCAGGGGAGTGCCCCACCCGTCCCAAGGAGCACAGAAACCTGGGAACAAAACCCAGAGGCACCGCTTCTCCTGGGGACCCACGTCAGGCAatcagctcctgccccaggcccaggacacagctgggccagggccaggTAAGAGGTGGTCAGCACAAAACCCTGCCCCTGGGACCCCCCTGGGACCCACCTGCTTGTCCAGCCTGCACTGCAGCTGGATCACCTTGCTCTCCATGCCCTTGTGCAGCTGCTTGTAGTGCCTGACCGAGCGCACCTTGAGCCGCAGCCGGCTCAGCTCCCGTCGCACCCGGGCCCGgcggcagcagctctgcaggagcagcacagccctgcacacgTGGCCATAGCACCTCCGGGCCAGCCAGCCTCTGGATCAGCACGGCCTGGTGGTGCCACACCACCCGCAGGGGCAGAGACAGGGCGGTGGCACCACCGGCACCCCCGGAGGGGAGCCAGGCACCCCCCGCCCTGCTGGGCTCCCACCTCTCGGTACCGGCACCGGGCAAACGGGCCCCGGGCGAAGGCCTGGATGGTGACGGCGGCCTGGCGCAGGTGCAGGAACGAGCGTCGGGCCAGGACCATCCTCAGGGTCTTCTGCAGCACCACGGCAGCCCTGGTCCTCCGCAGCATCCTCACAAACCTGTGGGgatggcagggagctgggcagggagccaAGAGGGGGaacagggagctgggcaggaggtggcagagccTGGAGGGGGGACAGAGCtgtgtagatacaaaaatgctgctagcaaggattttcttgccattttctaagtccgtgagagacttttctctcacgcagaagaggtagcagagttctgtaaacaaccaaacacctgcaaccttgaaaagtcttgtttatggtatactagaaaaatattttgacaatggatgttttaggattttggccaatcaccccaaggggtggctgatcctttgtccaattagaatatgaagaaaaaagtctataaaagagtttgtaaaagaattaaataaatcaatcttgctgcacaattcctgcctgctggatcttctctcctcctcctccctatggctgcgggacatagtgatataccctagggctCAGGCCAGCGGTAATAGAGCTGAGCAAGGGGTGGCAGAGCCTAGACAGGAGGTGGCAGAGCCTATAGAGGAAACAGAGCTGAGCAAGGGGTGGCAGAGCCCAGAGAAGGGACAGCAAAGCCTGAAAGagagggcagagagcagggcaAGGGGGGCTCCTTAGGCAGAGGGAGGACaaagccctgggcagggggtggcagAGCCTGCGCCCCACCCCACGGGGACACCCGTGTCAGAGCCCAGCCTAGAGCCGGCA
The sequence above is a segment of the Corvus cornix cornix isolate S_Up_H32 chromosome 28, ASM73873v5, whole genome shotgun sequence genome. Coding sequences within it:
- the LOC109146248 gene encoding LOW QUALITY PROTEIN: unconventional myosin-Vb-like (The sequence of the model RefSeq protein was modified relative to this genomic sequence to represent the inferred CDS: inserted 3 bases in 2 codons; deleted 2 bases in 1 codon), whose amino-acid sequence is MGTLGLSRIEGARVWISKPLEVWRAAEITRGYREGDAVLHLRLEDGSALAHPIKLQVPSLCNPDCLSSANDPVALSDLHEPAVLHSLCRRFLEANSIYTYCDNPETLRDLHQLCGSISCLRPLLRITTADLAPLFYLLRGSDDLDSPRAITHEARNSWTNVQEALSSWQTHRTDPTLPFQLIVLGPIAEGSRRADALAMPVQTANVPDIFAQAKRSHGFYHRNVPALMRIFHLPRDQARAKLDEKPLVLIKDPESQQILGPFPLITWGKGVLPVSVTGRRRQGLKADRRMRERRSASKGRSIGGKAGESTAGGASGFGSPSPSDQRSVKAADLLLASALKGTIVKQICSTALGRLLQDPSRYEYGQTKVFFRAGQVSVLEELRVRSPRAACTQLQRHRRGRAVPAAERGHGWGQTAALPALGWALTRVSPFVRMLRRTRAAVVLQKTLRMVLARRSFLHLRQAAVTIQAFARGPFARCRYREVGAQQGGGCLAPLRGGWLARRCYGHVCRAVLLLQSCCRRARVRRELSRLRLKVRSVRHYKQLHKGMESKVIQLQCRLDKQAQEKQQLVEQLSGLRAAHAEELQRLQDEFWWLQEDTAGSAQVEQLEQLERHSCLGLEVEELRERLVEMEAVQLQLGEERDALIQHTLEQXQDLEELHQQMARESQGLLWELEEEQERYRSLEQDYAHLEQDYETLPQGEGPARKWEPPGNPFPGSSCGQSTWRRSPSSESFQGSESSFLSSSVSTAPLRDGSDLQAEASGDTGDSVLAGGWSPREGCPQDSLAALSSPVSAQGLEEPQPGSETLSGVGSQDPLEKSYLLPKEELARTWEELPRFKGSLQLEEKKCLELLKCRNTAEMPGPGRSSGQVVGDDLRYAYDAVQVANRLLVSQLREEKQQNEEEVQGLHLDICSLKQLSQQQTALSQELQGQEGLQYHVLQLEKQNWGAMWEPCFAAMLESEPIQGLSSXLTPGHHCSSSASAPAHSLSELLQCLGSFHATLDRHGLAPRVGHQALCQLPFLISGTTLNCLLLRKDACSWSCGIQLRYNTSQVEQWLWAQGLQQSRSSEELEPLVQAAQLLQGKKVTEEDAGALCSLCTVLTPQQKCQDVPSPALLTSPPSRAGCEAPPGVHPGRGASAAAWRGGCRTSTVQLLVDTSHLFPARLPFTASPLHLDELHIPETLSLAFLGHC